A stretch of Mycobacteriales bacterium DNA encodes these proteins:
- the rpe gene encoding ribulose-phosphate 3-epimerase: protein MPPEPRIAPSLLSADFARLAEAAAAVTGADWLHVDVMDNHFVPNLTIGLPVVQALLKATDLPLDCHLMIDDPDRWAPPYAAAGARNVTVHAEAAADPARLARELRAAGALAGLALKPGTPLEPYLELLTGYDTLLVMTVEPGFGGQEFRAEVLPKVRAARRRVESGHLRVAIEVDGGVNEDTIAAAAEAGADVFVAGSAVFAADDPEKAIRELRRRAREAQD from the coding sequence GTGCCGCCCGAACCCCGGATCGCCCCGAGCCTGCTCTCGGCCGACTTCGCCCGGCTGGCCGAGGCCGCGGCCGCGGTGACCGGCGCCGACTGGCTGCACGTGGACGTCATGGACAACCACTTCGTGCCGAACCTCACGATCGGCCTGCCGGTCGTGCAGGCCCTGCTCAAGGCGACCGACCTTCCGCTCGACTGCCACCTCATGATCGACGACCCGGACCGCTGGGCCCCGCCGTACGCGGCGGCCGGCGCCCGCAACGTCACCGTGCACGCCGAGGCCGCCGCCGACCCGGCCAGGCTCGCCCGCGAGCTGCGCGCCGCCGGCGCCCTGGCCGGGCTGGCGCTCAAGCCCGGCACCCCGCTGGAGCCGTACCTGGAGCTCCTCACCGGGTACGACACGCTGCTGGTGATGACCGTCGAGCCCGGCTTCGGCGGCCAGGAGTTCCGGGCCGAGGTGCTGCCGAAGGTCCGCGCGGCCCGCCGCCGGGTCGAGTCCGGGCACCTCCGAGTGGCGATCGAGGTCGACGGCGGCGTGAACGAGGACACGATCGCGGCCGCGGCCGAGGCCGGCGCGGACGTCTTCGTGGCCGGATCGGCCGTCTTCGCCGCCGACGACCCGGAGAAGGCAATCAGGGAGCTTCGCCGACGCGCCCGCGAAGCGCAGGATTGA
- a CDS encoding riboflavin synthase, which produces MFTGIVEELGEITALEPGETTRLTVLGPLVVSDANEGDSIAVNGVCLTVTGVDRDTFTVDVVDETLSRSSLSAIAVGSRINLERAVTPVTRLGGHLVQGHVDGVGRLLSRGPDHVLRFEMPPALSRYLVEKGSITVDGISLTVVEAGTDSFTVALIPTTLDRTTLGSTPVGGAVNLEVDVVAKYVERLLSGSTATEGNVEV; this is translated from the coding sequence GTGTTCACCGGAATCGTGGAAGAGCTCGGCGAGATCACCGCCCTCGAGCCGGGCGAGACCACCCGGCTGACCGTCCTGGGACCGCTGGTGGTGAGCGACGCGAACGAGGGCGACTCGATCGCGGTCAACGGGGTGTGTCTCACCGTGACCGGCGTCGACCGCGACACCTTCACGGTGGACGTGGTGGACGAGACCTTGAGCCGTTCGTCACTCAGCGCAATCGCCGTGGGGTCACGAATCAACCTGGAACGGGCGGTCACGCCGGTGACCCGCCTCGGCGGCCACCTCGTCCAGGGCCACGTCGACGGCGTCGGGCGGCTGCTGTCGCGCGGCCCGGACCACGTGCTGCGGTTCGAGATGCCGCCGGCGCTGTCCCGCTACCTGGTGGAGAAGGGCTCGATCACGGTGGACGGCATCAGCCTCACCGTGGTGGAGGCCGGCACCGACTCCTTCACCGTCGCGCTCATCCCGACCACGCTGGACCGGACCACGCTCGGCAGCACCCCGGTCGGCGGGGCGGTCAACCTGGAGGTCGACGTGGTGGCGAAATACGTCGAGCGTCTCCTGAGTGGGAGTACCGCGACAGAAGGTAACGTCGAGGTGTGA